The Gemmatimonadota bacterium genome includes a window with the following:
- the galU gene encoding UTP--glucose-1-phosphate uridylyltransferase GalU gives MKIRKAVIPAAGHGSRMLPATKALPKEMMPIVDKPAIQYIIEELVNSGIEDILIITGRGKRAIEDHFDRNIEIAHALHERADLKMLETLDRIEQLADIHYVRQKDQLGTGHAVLKARKHIGDEPFAVLYGDDLVVSERPCIGQMIEHYNRYSSSILAVKEVPQDLISSYGVIKGKRINDVYLVEGLVEKPDPAEAPSNLATLGRYIFGPEIFDFLEQIEPAQNGEYQLTDAIELMSQSRAVYACAIEGEWHTVGDLLSYLKTSVAFSLNHPAIAKDFRKYLRELIPLLEEKKKSL, from the coding sequence GTGAAAATTCGGAAAGCAGTAATCCCCGCAGCGGGGCACGGCAGTCGCATGCTGCCCGCCACCAAGGCCCTGCCCAAAGAGATGATGCCCATTGTTGACAAGCCGGCGATTCAATACATCATTGAGGAACTCGTCAACTCGGGTATTGAAGACATCCTGATCATCACGGGCCGGGGAAAACGCGCAATTGAAGACCACTTTGATCGCAATATCGAAATCGCCCATGCATTGCATGAACGCGCAGATCTAAAAATGCTCGAAACGCTGGACCGGATCGAACAACTGGCCGACATCCATTACGTGCGACAAAAAGACCAGTTAGGTACAGGACACGCCGTTCTCAAAGCCCGCAAACATATTGGCGACGAACCCTTTGCCGTTCTTTACGGCGACGACCTCGTCGTTTCAGAGCGTCCTTGCATTGGGCAAATGATAGAACACTATAACAGGTACAGCAGCTCAATTCTCGCAGTCAAAGAAGTGCCGCAAGATCTCATCAGTAGTTATGGCGTTATTAAAGGCAAACGCATAAACGATGTCTATCTCGTTGAGGGACTCGTTGAAAAACCCGATCCTGCAGAAGCACCATCAAATCTCGCGACCCTTGGGCGCTATATCTTTGGGCCCGAAATTTTTGACTTTCTGGAACAGATCGAACCTGCCCAAAATGGAGAATATCAACTCACCGACGCCATCGAATTGATGAGCCAATCGCGCGCAGTGTACGCATGTGCCATCGAAGGGGAGTGGCATACGGTGGGCGATCTTCTGTCATACCTCAAGACCTCAGTAGCCTTTTCACTTAATCATCCGGCCATTGCCAAAGATTTTCGCAAATACCTCAGAGAACTCATCCCGCTGCTCGAAGAAAAAAAGAAGTCATTATAG